In Paraburkholderia bryophila, a single genomic region encodes these proteins:
- a CDS encoding glycosyltransferase family 4 protein, translating to MKIMIVTDAWEPQVNGVVRTLKNTTRELTALGHNVDLLTPLEFKTIPCPTYPEIRLSLLPRRKLHERINTFAPDALHIATEGPLGMAARNYAIKHKLPFTTAYHTRFPEYVQARFGIPIGLTYKFLHWFHKPSLAVMAPTPVVKTDLEKFGFTNVVLWTRGVDLEIFHQMDSKVLNSARPIFLYVGRVAVEKNVEAFLKLDLPGSKWVAGEGPALAELKSRYPQANYLGVLTQAELAKVYAAADVFVFPSRTDTFGLVLLEALACGTPVAAYPVTGPIDVLGNGGAGAMHEDLREACLEALKIDRNHARAWAERFSWTAASEQFAAHLKPLPRTSYREESAAA from the coding sequence TGAACTCACCGCGCTCGGCCACAACGTCGACCTGCTGACGCCGCTCGAATTCAAGACGATCCCCTGCCCGACTTACCCCGAGATTCGCCTGTCGCTGCTGCCGCGCCGCAAGCTGCACGAACGGATCAACACGTTCGCGCCCGACGCACTGCACATCGCCACTGAAGGCCCGCTCGGCATGGCCGCTCGCAATTACGCGATCAAGCACAAGCTGCCCTTCACGACCGCCTATCACACGCGCTTTCCGGAGTACGTGCAGGCGCGCTTCGGCATTCCGATCGGCCTCACCTACAAGTTCCTGCACTGGTTCCATAAGCCTTCGCTGGCGGTGATGGCGCCGACGCCGGTGGTCAAAACCGACCTCGAAAAATTCGGCTTCACGAATGTGGTGCTGTGGACTCGCGGCGTCGATCTGGAGATCTTTCACCAGATGGACTCGAAGGTGCTCAACAGCGCGCGGCCGATTTTTCTGTACGTGGGCCGCGTCGCCGTCGAGAAAAATGTCGAGGCGTTTCTGAAGCTCGATCTGCCCGGCTCGAAGTGGGTTGCCGGTGAAGGCCCCGCGCTCGCCGAATTGAAGTCGCGCTATCCGCAGGCGAATTATCTGGGTGTGCTGACGCAAGCCGAACTGGCCAAGGTGTATGCTGCCGCCGACGTCTTCGTGTTCCCGAGTCGCACCGATACCTTCGGGCTGGTGCTGCTCGAAGCGCTCGCCTGCGGTACGCCGGTCGCGGCGTATCCCGTCACCGGTCCGATCGATGTGCTCGGCAACGGCGGCGCGGGCGCGATGCACGAAGACCTGCGCGAGGCCTGCCTCGAAGCCCTGAAGATCGATCGTAACCATGCACGCGCGTGGGCAGAGCGCTTCTCGTGGACCGCGGCCTCGGAACAGTTCGCCGCCCATCTGAAGCCGCTGCCGCGCACGTCGTACCGAGAGGAAAGCGCCGCCGCCTGA